The Longimicrobium sp. nucleotide sequence GCGCTGCTCTACGCCCAGCATGATGGCCTGGATGTCGGCCTCGCTCGCCTCGCGCGGAACGTAGACGGGCTCGCCGTACGAGATGCGCAGTGTCGCGAAGGGCTGAGGAATCAGGAAGCGGTCCCATCCGCCGAAGTACCATGCACGCGTGGAGCCCGACACCACGGGGATGATCGGCGCGCCGGTGCGCTGCGCGATGATCACGGGTCCAGGCTTCATCTTTTCCCGCGGGCCGCGGGGACCGTCGGGCGTGATGGCCAGCGAGCGGCCCTGCTTGACGTGGCGGATCAGCTCACGGAGCGCTTCCAGGCCGCCGCGGCTGGTGGAGCCGCGGACGGCGGTGTAGCCCCAGCGCCGCACGGCCCGGGTGATGTACTCGCCGTCCCGATGCAGGCTGACGAGCGTAACCACGCCCTGGTGGCGATGATGGTAGGTGCACGGCAGCAGCCG carries:
- a CDS encoding lysophospholipid acyltransferase family protein, which gives rise to RLLPCTYHHRHQGVVTLVSLHRDGEYITRAVRRWGYTAVRGSTSRGGLEALRELIRHVKQGRSLAITPDGPRGPREKMKPGPVIIAQRTGAPIIPVVSGSTRAWYFGGWDRFLIPQPFATLRISYGEPVYVPREASEADIQAIMLGVEQRLAGLMKRVEGSW